Genomic segment of Streptomyces sp. NBC_01210:
CGTCGGGATCTTGCTCGCGGCCGCGAACTCCTCCAGGTACTCCCCCGTACCGTCGGTGGAGCCGTCGTCGACGGCCACGATCTCCATCCGGTCGGCACCGATGGTCTGCGCCTCGACCGACTCCAGACAGCGGACCAGATAGGGCATGGCCTCATAGGCCCCGATGATCACGCTGACTTCACACATGGACACTCCGACAGTCTTACGCGGTGGAAAGTCGCGCCATGGTGCCCGGCGCATGTGTCACCTGCGTGTCGGATGCGACACGGCCCGGAAACTCGCCTGCGAGGGCGAATTTCCGGGCCGTGAAGAGCGGCGCCGACCCGTCAGCGCGCCACCGGGGCCTCGGCTCCGGTGGGCTCGGCTCCGTCGGGCTCGATGCCGCCCGGCTCAATGCCCCCCGGCTCGATGCCGCCCGGCGCGACGCCATTGGGCTCTACGCCACCGGCGTCGGCCTCACGGTCGAGCTCGCCCAGGAACTGACCGCCGATGCGCTGCTCCACAGCGACGTTGCGCGCCTCGGCCTTGTCCGTCAGCGCCCGTACCGCCGCGTTGAACCGCTCGATCGAGGTCGACTCGTCGGAGCCGAGCAGATACTCCTTGAGCTCACGCCGGGCGTCCGCCTGCCGGTCGGCGGCCGGGTCGGCCACCGCGTCCAGCAGTTCGCCGATCTCCTCCGCGCTGTTGGAGAGGATGACCGCGGCCCGTACGGCGGTGTTCTGCCGCTGGAACTCCTCGATGCCCAGCTCGGCGGAGTCGGTGACGGCGTACGGCTTGCCGCTCGCGATGAAGTCCGAGACCACGCTGGAGATGTCGGAGACCATGCCGTCGGCCTGGTTGAAGCAGTCGTACAGCTTCGGCTCGGAGCCCGTGACGACCTTGTGCTCCCACCAGCCGAAGGAGCGCCAGTACGCGTCGTTCCACTCGGCCCGCAGCTTCTTGATCTCGGCGAGGCGCACCGGGTCGGCGAGCGAGACCCGCGACTTCTCCGACTCGTCGCCGCCCGCGCGGCCCGGCGCGGCCAGCACGGCCAGTCGGGCCTCGATACGGGTCAGCTCGGCCCGCGCCGCGGCCTGACCGGACTCCGCGGCGGCGGCCTCCTTCGACCAGCGCGGGTCAGCGGCGCGCTCGGCGCCCGCGGCCTGCACCAGCGCGGTGATCCGCTCGTGGACGGCCTTGGCCTTCTTGTTGCGGATTCCGGTGAAGGGGTGCGGCTTGTAGATGACGCGGACCGGCTTCTCGGCCTCCAGCAGCCGCCGGACGATGTTCTCGCCGGCCAGGAGCAGGGAGGTGTTGCCGGGGTTGTCGTCCCAGCCCTCCCAGGTGGGGGCGTACAGGATGGTCGGGATGTCGTTCTTCGGGGTGCCGGTCCAGGTCTCTATCGGGGCCAGTTGCGGGCGTCCGACCTCGACGATGTCGTCGTTGCGCACGCCGACGTCGGCCAGCGCGTAGCGGTCGCGGCCGGCCCGGCCCGCGGTCCACACCTCGTCGTACACCTTGGAGAAGGGGTTGACGCTGGCGAGCTTGTCACTGTCGCCGTGGCCGATGAAGACGTGCTTCATGGTCGGGACGCGCAGCATGTGGATGTTCTTGCCGACGTTGGCCGGGTACAGCGTCACCCGGACCATCGAGAGGTCGAGGTTCATCAGATGCGTGCCGCCTGGCACACAGATCACCGGCACGGAGGTCGGGGCGAGCTTCGACACCAGGCTGCGCTCACGCATGAGGATCAGCGGCCGGCCCTCCACGTGCTCCAACGTCTCCAGCCACATGTTGACCTGGTACGCGGACTCGTCGGAGCCGGAGAAGTAGAGCACGACGGTCGGCCGGTACTCGCGCAGCCAGGTGCTCACGGCCTTGAGCACGGCAGGCGCGCCCGGCACCCTGCGCTTGCGGCGCAGATACGGCACGAGGACGGCCGTGTAGATCAGTCCGAGAGCGAGGGTGGCGGCGACGCCCGCGTATCCGATGACGTCCTTGCCGGTCCCGGCGGCGATCACCACACCGGCCATGGCAGGGATGTCGAGGTGGAGCATCTTCTCGCCGGAGCGGCGCAGCAGCGCCTTCGGCGGGGCGTCCGGGATGCGTACGGCGTGCAGGTCGACGTTGCGGGTGACGACCGGCATGGTGCGGCGCAGCCGGATCAGGGTCGCCAGGGCACCCTGCGGCGCCTGGAGACCGTAGAAGACCAGGAAACCGGCGACAGCGGCATAGAAGAGCGGGGTGTCCGCCAGGTTCTCCCGGGCGAGCAGCAGGACCAGCAGCAGCTCACGCAGCAGGAAGCGGATCGGCAGGCCGATCCGGACCTTGTTGAGGCGGTTGACCAGGTAGCTGCCCTTCTGGTGCAGATACCAGTCCGCCGCATAGGTCACGGCACCGGCAGCCGCGAAGAACCAGATGTTCGGGATCAGCGCGGCGATCATGACGCACGGATAGCCGAGTCCCATCAGAGCTGCCGCAGCCAGCTCTGACAGGCTGCCTACGCGTGCCAGACGAATGGCGGTCGAAATCACGAAGAACCTGCTCCAAGGGTGCCGGTTGTTTCACTTTTGGCGGGAATTGTGAAGGTGGGGCTTCACGAAATCGGGCCTCCACTCTCGCCTCACGGCGAAAACAGAGGCCCGAAAAGTAATTTAATGGGGGATTATTACACATCTTCCTCGCGGTCCAGGACCGCCGCGAGCGCCTGCTCGAAGCCCGAGGCCTCGCTCGCCTCGCGGGTCGGATCCTGCTGCCGCACATCGATGACATGACCGGTCAGTTCGGAGAGCAGCACGTTCAGAGAGGACCGCGCCACAGCTTCGGAGGAGAGCAGCGAGCCCTCCGGCTCCGTACCGAACGCCTTGGTCCGCATCGGGGTGGCCGTGCGCTCCGGATTGACGCAATTCACCCGGATTCCCTCGCTCGCCCATTCGTCCGAGAGTGCCTGGGTGAGATTCACCATGGCCGCCTTGGTGGACGAGTAAAGGCTGTATTCGGCGCGGCCGCGGGTGTAACTGGAGGAGGTGTAGAGCAGCAGCTGACCCTTGGTCTCCGCAAGGTATTTGTATGAGGCACGCGCAATCTGCACCGGCGCCAGGTAATTGACGTTCAACGCCTCCTGGATGGTGATGTTGTCCGTCTCGGCCAGCTTGCCGATGCGCAGCACGCCCGCCGTGTTGATGACGTAGTCGATACGGCCCGTCTCGGAGTACGCCTTGGAGAGCGCGTCGTCCACATGCTCCGGGTTCTCGACGTGGGTGCCGGTGGTGGAGCGACCCAGCGCATACACGTTGGCGCCGTACTGCTCGGCCAGCGCGGCGATGTCGGCACCGATGCCGTACGAACCGCCGAAGACCACCATCGTCCTGCCGGACAGCAGCTCGCGGTAGGCGGCCTCGTCGGCCTGGCGCGGGGCGGCGGTGGAGGCCAGCTGGAAGAGCTTGTCCGCGATGAAGACGTCGACCGGCTGGGTCACCTTCATGTTGTACTCGTCGCCCGCGACGACATAGATCGGCACGTCCGGCAGATACCTCAGCACCACCGAGCAGTCGTCGGTGGCCTGGAAGTTGGGGTCGCCGGCGGCGATCTCGTACGCCCGGCGAATCGTGGAGAGCTTGAAGGCCTGCGGCGTCTGGCCGCGGCGCAGCCGGGAGCGGTCCGGGACGTCGGTGATGAACTCGCCGTCCCCACCGTGGGTGCGGGTCACGATGATCGTGTCGGCGGAGGGGATGGCGACATCGACGGCCTGGTAGCGGTCGAGGGCGTCGACACAGTCCGCGATCACACGCTGCGACAGAAGCGGACGCACTGCGTCATGGAAGAGGACGTTGCGGTCCTCGCCCTCCGCGAGACCCTCGCCGAGAGCCTCGATGGCGCGCTCGGTGGTCTCGTTACGGGTCGCGCCGCCCTCAATGACCTTGCTGACCTTGGTCAGCCCGGCCTTGGCGATGATCTTCTCCACATCGGGCACAAACCCCGGCGCCATCAGCACAATCACGTCGTCGACCGACTCTGCCTGCTCGAAGATCGACAGCGTGTGCTCGATGACGGCCTTGCCGGCGATCTTCAGCAGCTGCTTCGGGATCGCCAGTCCCACGCGCTGGCCGGTACCACCGGCGAGCACGACTGCTGTGGTGCGGGGCTTGGCTTCGTGCGGCACAGACACAGACGACCTACCTTGCGATGAGTGGGGGACGGGGCGATGGTCGCACTCTCCGTGACCGTCCCGCAAGGCGGGTTTGGGGTGCTCCACATCTCCGCGATACGGGAAGTTCACCCTGTGGCCAGGGAGATGACGGCGACCCGTCCCACCCCCGGGGTGACTGACGCCACAGTTGTCAATGGTGCGCTCAGCTACTTGATCGGCTTGTCGACAACGTTCAGTACAAGATCGCTGGAAGCACTGTAGAAGATCTTGACCGTGACCCGCTCCTGGGGCCTGCCCCGCAGCTTGCGGGCCACCGCCCGCACCGCGGCGAGCGGTCTCTTCTTCAACAGCTCGGTGCCGGGATACGGGACGAGGGACCCCTTCTCCACGACATCGTCCAGCACCCGGCCCGGCCTGACCGGCTCGGCGTCGGGTGCGTACCGCAGCCACAGGTCCCAGACGTCGTGCGCGGCGGTCTGGACGGCCGCCGGTGCCGCGCACGGAACGGTGACCCGGAAGCCGTCGCTTCCCTCCCGGCCGACCGGGAATGTCAGCTCGGCCGGATCCTTGCCGCGGCGGCGCAGCAGCAGCACGGGGTCGTCGGCCAGGGTGCCCCGGCCGAGCAGCCGGCCGGTGAGCATGATCTTCCGGTCGGCGAGCAGGATGTCGCCGACCTCGGCGTGGACCGGTCTGACCCAGGAGCGCAGCGAGAGCACTCCCTGTTTCACATACGGGACGAGCTGGCGGACGGCCGCGCCGGCCACCATGCGGTCCGCGGCCCGCATGGCGCCGCGCTGGTCGACGGCACGGGTCGCGAGCGCCACCCGCTCGCCCTCCGGCAGCTCCACATGGCAGGTCCAGACACCCTCGGCGAAGTCCGCACCGGCCGGGACGGTCGCCCGGCCCTCGGCGTCGAAGGCGAAAGCCCGCTCCTCGACCTTCGCATCCTGGTGCGTGCAGACCAGCCGCAGTCCGGCGCCCCGGCTCGGCCTCAGGCCGCCCTGGTCCTGCGGGTTCGGGGGAAGGGGGAGCAGGGTGACGCCCAGCTCGCCGTCCTGGCCCACCACACAGTCGGCGACGGGAGCGAACTCCTCGCCGTCCCCGTTCGCGGAGGCGACGCGCGGGGCAGCCCCGCGCGAAGCACCCCCGCGCGAGGCGGTGGCCGCGCCGAGCTCGGCGACCAGCTCCTCGTACTGCTTGGCGACCGGGCCCGGGTCGAAGCGCCGTGCGTTGCGCAGCGCGGCCGCACCCATCCGGCGGCGCAGATCCTTGTCGTCGATGAGCTTCAGCAGAGCGCCGGCGATGGCGTCGACGTCACCGACGGGGACCAGCAGCCCGTCCACGCCGTCCTCGATGATCTCCCGCGGACCGTAGTCGCAGTCGGTGCTGACCACCGGCAGACCACAGCGCATGGCCTCCACGAGCGTCATGCCGAACGACTCGTGGCGGGAGGTGGAGACGGCGATCGCGCCCTTGACCCACTCCGGTTCGATGGGTGAGCGGGGACCCATGAGATGGGCTCTGTTGTAAAGGC
This window contains:
- a CDS encoding bifunctional cytidylyltransferase/SDR family oxidoreductase — translated: MSVPHEAKPRTTAVVLAGGTGQRVGLAIPKQLLKIAGKAVIEHTLSIFEQAESVDDVIVLMAPGFVPDVEKIIAKAGLTKVSKVIEGGATRNETTERAIEALGEGLAEGEDRNVLFHDAVRPLLSQRVIADCVDALDRYQAVDVAIPSADTIIVTRTHGGDGEFITDVPDRSRLRRGQTPQAFKLSTIRRAYEIAAGDPNFQATDDCSVVLRYLPDVPIYVVAGDEYNMKVTQPVDVFIADKLFQLASTAAPRQADEAAYRELLSGRTMVVFGGSYGIGADIAALAEQYGANVYALGRSTTGTHVENPEHVDDALSKAYSETGRIDYVINTAGVLRIGKLAETDNITIQEALNVNYLAPVQIARASYKYLAETKGQLLLYTSSSYTRGRAEYSLYSSTKAAMVNLTQALSDEWASEGIRVNCVNPERTATPMRTKAFGTEPEGSLLSSEAVARSSLNVLLSELTGHVIDVRQQDPTREASEASGFEQALAAVLDREEDV
- a CDS encoding glycosyltransferase family 4 protein, whose amino-acid sequence is MKISFLIHTIYGIGGTIRTTLNLAEELADRHEVEIVSVFRHRDIPLFAIDPRISVVPLVDTRPSSPTNEKKHPLQLQPAELFPKNDARYKEYSRLSDERVQAHYAGSDADVIIGTRPGLVAYVAQFAPERAVLIGQEHMTHNHHKPELRAEMYDHLARLDAFVTVSEGDAASYREQMPLPDTRVLAIPNSVPEPMVAPSDTSGTTVVAAGRLASEKQYQVLIEAFAKVAAVRPEWTLRICGWGNQKDRLRRRIDELGLYNRAHLMGPRSPIEPEWVKGAIAVSTSRHESFGMTLVEAMRCGLPVVSTDCDYGPREIIEDGVDGLLVPVGDVDAIAGALLKLIDDKDLRRRMGAAALRNARRFDPGPVAKQYEELVAELGAATASRGGASRGAAPRVASANGDGEEFAPVADCVVGQDGELGVTLLPLPPNPQDQGGLRPSRGAGLRLVCTHQDAKVEERAFAFDAEGRATVPAGADFAEGVWTCHVELPEGERVALATRAVDQRGAMRAADRMVAGAAVRQLVPYVKQGVLSLRSWVRPVHAEVGDILLADRKIMLTGRLLGRGTLADDPVLLLRRRGKDPAELTFPVGREGSDGFRVTVPCAAPAAVQTAAHDVWDLWLRYAPDAEPVRPGRVLDDVVEKGSLVPYPGTELLKKRPLAAVRAVARKLRGRPQERVTVKIFYSASSDLVLNVVDKPIK